The nucleotide window TAGTTATTATGACCAGAAATGAGAAAACATCAGAATTATACTGTATCTATCCAACCTAATGAGCATTCTGATGGACCACACGGCTGGATCACAGTAACTTGAAGTAAGTTCCAGTGGCcggtgctgatctgggatcaggcccccccgtccatgtagtcttatacattatgatctaggatcaggcccccccgtccatgtagtcttatacattatgatctaggatcaggcccccccccccgtccatgtagtcttatacattatgatctaggatcaggtccccttcctgtccatgtagtcttatacattatgatctaggatcaggcccccccccccgtccatgtagtcttatacattatgatctaggatccccctgtccatgtagtcttatacattatgatctaggatcaggcccccccgtccatgtagtcttatacattatgatctaggatcaggtcccttcctgtccatgtagtcttatacattatgatctaaaaggctaaactgatcctagttTAGCACTCCTACTCTCGGTCATTTGTCACGCCTacgtaggagttggcaagacggcaCGAACAAACCAGGGACCAGGTGAGGATAAGAGAACAGAACAGTTATTCTCTCCTCCCTGAGAGGAGAcacacaacacaaccaaacaaaaTCACTCAGTAATTGTACAaatataaaaagaaaatattatcaacaaaaaaacaaaaaaaggtaAATCCAGGTAGATTATTTATTTCGACGTCCTCCAGTCTGTTCCTGATAGACCTCGATGACGTCCTCGTCTTCCATCCCCagctacaggagaggagagggggaggacagagatGTTTAGACGGGGGCACAATGGCTGTGTTTACAAAAAGGCCCAATTATGGGCGAAAGAGCTGATGTGATTGGtttaaaagaccaattagtggggggGATCTGAATTGGGCCCATATGGCTGTATTTCTGCCTGCTGGAAACGgcaatagctcagatacacaatgaaaacatgaaatgacccttGGGAATCCatagaacatcgctcagagatgcacaaaaacaaaataacattcaaaatgggtgaatctttcctttaaaACCAGAGGAGGCTTAAGACACAAATCACCAGGTCCTGCATGTTGAAACCATGAAGAAGCTAAAATGGCGTGGCTCAGACAGAACAACACAGAAAGCATAGCTACCTCTTTTGGAGTGTGGTTGTCTGAGATTCTTTGTCCCTCAAATAGAAACCGTAAGGTACTCATATGGACACCCTACAAGAGAGAGCAGGAAAGGAATGTGGAGTGAATACATACAGTGTTGGGTAAGGAAGAACACACGgtacgtcccaaatagcaccctattccctatagagtgcactacttttgaccagagaatggcaccctattccctatagagtgcactactttagaccagagaatggcaccctattccctatagagtgcactactttagaccagagaatggcaccctattccctatagagtgcactactttagaccagagaatggcaccctattccctatagagtgcactactttagaccagagaatggcaccctattccctatagagtgcactacttttgaccgtaTCCCAAATTTGAttcaacctttattttatcagggtgCAATATTGAGACCatggtctcttttacagatgagccctgaatgaCATAAATTACACATCAATATAAAtacaagcagaaagaaaaacattcatcagtaataaggtcctcagtCCGCTCTCTGAATTGACCTACAGCAGGGGTCTCCATCCTTTTCATGAGAGGTACTTTAAATAAAAATGAAACATGTCGCTAGCTACAAAGAAATgtctagctttcaaataggcacattcctcttccccaggtccttAGTATACAAGAGATAGTAGTACactgttttctgtcaatatagCTGGTaaaaataatggttaataaacaactaAGGGGAGCCCTATAAAATCTACCCCCCaaattacactaccagtcaaaagtttggacacacctactcattcaagggttattctttatattgtagaataatagtgaagacatcaaaactaataagttaacgcgtttgagccaatcagttgtgttgtgacaaggtagggggagtatacagaagatagccctatttggtaaaagaccaagtccatattatggcaagaacagctcaaataagcaaagagaaacgacagtccatcattactttaagatatgaaggtcagtcaatacagaacatttcaagaacttttttcaagtgcagtctcaaaaaccatgaagcgctatgatgaaactggctctcatgaggaccgccacaggaaaggaagacccagagttacctctgctgcagaggataagttcattagagttaccagcctcagaaattgtagcccaaataaatgcttcacagagttcaagacatctcaacatcaactgttcagaggagactgtgtgaatcaggccttcatggtcgaattgctgcaaagaaaccactactaaaggataccaataataagaagagacctgcttgggccaagaaacacgagcaatggacattagaccggtggaaatgtgtcctttggtctggagtccaaatttgagatttttggttccacccgccgtgtctttgtgagacgcggtgtggatgaacggatgatctccgcatgtgtatttcccaccgtaaagcatggaggaggtgttatggtgtgagggtgcttttctggtgacactgatttatttagaattcaaggcacacttaaccagcatggctaccacagcgatacgccatcccatctggtttgggcttagtgggactatcatttgttttccaacaggacaatgacccaacacacctccaggctgacctggcctccacaatccccctacctcaacccaattgagatggtttgggacggcagagtgaaggaaaagcagccaacaagtgctcagcatatgtgggaactccttcaagactgttggaaaagcattccaggtgaagctggttgagagaataccaagagtgtgcaaagctgtcatcaaggcaaagggtggctactttgaagaatctcaaatataaaaaatattttgatttgtttaacacttttttggttactacatgattccatgtgttatttcatagttttgacttcttcactattattctacaatgtagaaaatagtaaaaattaaggaaaaacccttgaatgagtaggtgtgtccaaactacgTTGTTTTCAGTTTTATTTTTCTTGGTTtaagattttgttttgtttttcattcTCAAAATTCAAATTGTTCAATGCTTAAATGACATCAGaaatgtgcatttttgtgttcAATTCCCCTTTAATTTCAAATCTAGCGTGTGTGCCggtctagcgatggttctgtacTCCTGCTGCTCATttgaaataacaaataataataataataatagacacAAATGATagaacagtgcattcggaaagaattcagaccccttccctttttacattacattttagtcatttagcagacgctcttatgcagagcgacttacagttagtgaatacatatattattttttttatactggccccccgtgggaatcaaacccacaaccctggcgttgcaaacgccatgctctatcaactgagctacatccctgccggccattccctcccctaccctggacgacgctgggccaattgtgcgccgcccatgagtctcccggtcacggccggctgtgacagagcctggattcgaaccaggatctctagtggcacagttagcactgcgatgcagcgccttagaccactgcgccactcaggagacacattgtgttacgttacagccttattctaaaatggattaaaaataataataatacctcatcaatctacacacaataccccataatgacaaagcgaaaacaatataaaataacagaaacaccttatttacataagtattcagaccctttgctatgagactcgaaattgagctcaggtgcatcctgtttccattgatcatccttgagatgtttctacaacttgattggagtccacctgtggtaaattcaattgattggacatgatttggaaaggcaaacacctatttatataaggtcccacagttgacagtgcatgtcagagcaaaaaccaagccatgaggtcgaaggaatcgtccgtagagctccgagacaggattgtgtcgaggcacagatctggggaaggataccaaaaaatgtctgcagcattggaggtccccaagaacacagtggcctccatcattcttaaatggaagaagtttggaaccaccaagactcttcctagagctggccacctggccaaactgagcaattgggggagaagggtcttgggtcagggaggtgaccaagaacccaatggtcactctgacagagttccagagttcctctgtggagatgggagaaccttccagaaggacaaccatctctgcagcactccaccaatcaggcctttatggtagagtggccagacagaagccactcctcagtaaaaggcacatgatagcccgcttggagtttgccaaaaggtaccttaaggactctcagaccatgagaaacaagattctctggactgatgaaaccaagattgaactcttcaagcctgaaagccaagcgtcacgtctggaggaaacctggcaccatccctacggtgaagcatggtggtggcagcatcatgctgtggggatgtttttcagcagcagggactgggagactagtcaggatcgatggaaagatgaactgagcaaaaacctgctccagagcgctcaggacctccgactggggcgaaggatcaccttccaacaggacaacgaccctaagcacacagccaagacaatgcaggagtggcttcaggacaagtctctgaatgtccttgagtggcccatccagaccccggacttgaacccgatcgaacatctctggagagacctgaaaatagctgtgcagcgacgctccccatccaacctgacagagcttaagaggatctgcagagaagaatgggagaaactccccaaatacaggtgtgccaagcttgtattgtcatacccaagaagacttgaggctgtaatcactgccaaaggtgcttcaacaaagtactgagtaaagggtcttaatacttatgtaaatgagatagttgttttttttgtatacattttcaaaactttctaaaaacctgtttttgctttgtcattatggggtattgtgtgtgtagactTATGAgggaaaaataacaatttaatcgattttagaataaggctgtaacgtaacaacatttggaaaaagtcaaggggtctgaatactttccgaatgcactgtacttcctcatgatatacttctgcaaggtaagcctactttgcctacatttaattgagaaggttttggggaaagtatttctgtcaacccacaagaccgttatcacatcaactggctacacacagagtgacagacagagaggggcaacagacagagaggggcaacagacagagaggggcaacagacagagaggggcaacagacagagaggggcaacagacagagaggggcaacagacagagaggggcaatatggctggaaattaattggcagatagtgtgttaggtttggctttggaagccaatagtggctaaccaggggtgggataatgtcagtgttgcgttgattagatagtagctggTGGCTTGTGGTGTCTGATACTTGagagatttgtttatgacagtttgcggtgGAACGCGTGAAACTTGCATGTACTGTCAGAATAGTTTGGAGAGCTCCCGATTGGTGGGCTGGTAGCTACTGGTAGATCTCCATCGACCTGTTGGGAGACTTCTGGCCCATGGCCTTTAGTCAACAAaacatcacattttatttgtcacatgcgccgaatacaactggtgtacaCCTTACCATTAAATgtatacttacaagcccttaaaaaaaaaaaatctgcattgttggttgagTAAAATAATTttagaacattttgaagattatTCCACAAATAAAGTGcatgaatggcaccctatttccctatAGAGTacacctatgggccctggtcaaaagtagtgcactacaaagggaatagggtgccattcgagcCTCACGCACAGAAAACATGTTGCTCACTAAGAATGACCAGAAAACCTTCAGTGAAGTTGTGAATGAGATGTGATCATTACCTGTCTCTGGCTATAAATTGTGAGTGAGATGGGAATATTACCTGTCTCTGGCTATAAGTTGTGAGTGAGATGTGAATATTACCTGTCTCTGGCTATAAGTTGTGAGTGAGATGGGAATATTACCTGTCTCTGGCTATAAGTTGTGAGTGAGATGGGAATATTACCTGTCTCTGGCTATAAGTTGTGAGTGAGATGGGAATATTACCTGTCTTTGGCTATAAATTGTGAGTGAGATGGGAATATTACCTGTCTCTGGCTATAAGTTGTGAGTGAGATGGGAATATTACCTGTCTCTGGCTATAAGTTGTGAGTGAGATGGGAATATTACCTGTCTCTGGCTATAAATTGTGAGTGAGATGGGATTATTACCTGTCTCTGGCTATAAGTTGTGAGTGAGATGGGAATATTACCTGTCTCTGGCTATAAGTTGTGAGTGAGATGGGAATATTACCTGTCTCTGGCTATAAGTTGTGAGTGAGATGGGAATATTACCTGTCTCTGGCTATAAATTGTGAGTGAGATGGGAATATTACCTGTCTCTGGCTATAAGACTCCTTCAGCTTCTTCAGGTGGGTCGTCATCTTCACTTTGAAGTGAATTTCACTGTTGTCCTGAGGTCGGAAAAAGATCAATAGATTCAAAAGTCAAACATTGCAAAATTGTGGATCAACTGATATAAGCAGATAAATTCACTCTGATAAACCAACATAGCTATGTAAGACCAAATAGCTACTTATCACCAGCATCTTCAGCATAATTTTGTAAATAGATTTtgtaaatgtggtcctctgtagctcagctggtagagcacggcgcttgtaacgccaaggtagtgggttcgatccccgggaccacccatacacaaaaatgtatgcacgcacgactaagtcgctttggataaaagtgtctgctaaatggcatattattattattataataatcagCCATAATCAGGTGGCGGtcggtagcttagtggttaagagcgttgtgccagtaaccaaaaggttgctggttctaatccctgaccggactaggtgaaaaatctgctgatgtgcccatgagcaaggcacttaaccctaattgctcctgtaagtcgctctggataagagcgtctgctaaaaaaatgACTAAATGATTCTCCTACTCCAAGCTTCTTCTTACCTGACCGATCACTTTCAGTTTGATGTACTCGCCATCCTTTTGGTCTCCCCCATCCTGACTTGAAGGTTTTGTGTCCTTCAAGAGAATGGACAGTGCATTGGCATACAATACAAATCACAGGCTTCAACACTAATACAACAGTTACTGTTTTAGCTAGGTCTGCAGATGTGATCGCCCAATGGCTTTTGTTTTCATTTACTAGAAATGGACCACGCCATAAATCCCCAAATAAGTTGCGAGCTCTTTCCTACATAcgaaacatcatcatcatcacgaTATGTTGTTGGCAGTTTGATAACATTATCTATCTCTGGGCAAAGGAGCTTTATGGAGAGGGAAATTACAGATAACATCTGCTGTGCATAGCTAGCTAATTACAACTCTCCTAGAATCACCTGTGATCTGTTCTTGTTTCacattagggctgggcgatatagcGAATGAATTTTAGcacgatattccaaatgcctgtaccgcaagtttttatttaattttttgtttTTATGAGCGTTTATTTCCACTTGTTCTAATGTGGTCTTTTTGGTCTCATCGCCTCCACTCCTGTGCACCTTCCTGtttacacacaccaagcccctccccctgccactcacaacaacaaagatgagagatcactCCTTCCTGtttacacacaccaagcccctccccctgccactcacaacaacaaagatgagagatcactCCTTCCTGtttacacacaccaagcccctccccctgccactcacaacaacaaagatgagagatcactCCTTCCTGtttacacacaccaagcccctccccctgccactcacaacaacaaagatgagagatcactccttcctgtttacacacacacacacacacacacacacaccaagcccctccccctgccactcacaacaacaaagatgagagatcCCTCCTTCCTCAGACAACCGTTTCGGCtcactatttgcatttgaggtttggtccaacagaatcggtcatattgACACCGAAACACaatgagacattattttactgtaatacaaTTCTTTATACCATGGCATAATTGAATACTCAtatctgattggcttgaagggcttTCTAGAGCGTGCAggcagagggggtgtggtatatggccaatatatcacagctaagggctgttcttaagcacaacGCAACgttcctggatacagcccttaaccgtggtatattggccatataccacaaaccccagaggatacagcccttagccgtggtataatggccatataccacaaacccccgaggatacagcccttagccgtggtatattggccatataccacaaaccccagaggatacagcccttagccgtggtatattggccatataccaccaaccccagaggatacagcccttagccgtggtatattggccatataccaccaaccccagaggatacagcccttagccgtggtatattggccatataccaccaaccccagaggatacagcccttagccgtggtataatgGCCATATACCACCAACCCcagaggatacagcccttagccgtggtataatgGCCATATACCACCAACCCcagaggatacagcccttagccgtggtataatgGCCATATACCACCAACCCcagaggatacagcccttagccgtggtataatgGCCATATACCACCAACCCcagaggatacagcccttagccgtggtatattggccatataccaccaaccccagaggatacagcccttagccgtggtatattggccatataccaccaaccccagaggatacagcccttagccgtggtataatgGCCATATACCACCAACCCcagaggatacagcccttagccgtggtataatgGCCATATACCACCAACCCcagaggatacagcccttagccgtggtataatgGCCATATACCACCAACCCCcgaggatacagcccttagccgtggtatattggccatataccaccaaccccagaggtgccttattgttgttataaaactggttaccaacgtaattagaacattaaaaataaatgttttgtcatacccgtggtatacagtctcatttaccacagctgtcagccaatcagtattcagggctagaaccacacagtttataaagggaattataaactgggtggttggaGCCCTGAATGGCTGACAGCCGTggcatatttgtatttattatggatccccttggcagcagctactcttcctggggtccagcaaaattaaggcagttatacattttaaaaacattacaatacctTCATAacaaatttcacaacatattaagtgtgtgccctcaggcctctactctactaccacatatctacaacacaacatccatgtgtacatgtgtgtatagtgcgtatgttatcgtgtgtgtgtatgcatgtgtctatgtttgtgttgcttcacagtccccgctgttccataaggtgtatttttatctgttttttaaatctaattttactgctggcatgagttacttgatctggaatagagttccatgtagtcatggttctatgtagtactgtgtccctcccatagtctgttctggacttggggactgtgaagagacctctggtggcatgtcttgtggggtatttttttattttatttatttcacctttatttaaccaggtaagccagttgagaacaagttctcatttacaactgcgacctggccaagataaagcaaagcagtgcgataaaaacaacaacacagagttacatatggggtaaacaaaacatagtcaaaaatacaacagaaaatatatatacagtgtgtgcaaatgtagcaagttatggaggtaaggcaataaataggctatagtgcaaaataattacaattagtattaacactggaatgatagatatgataggtatgcatgggtgtccgagctgtgtgccagcagttcaaacagacagctcggtgcattcaacatgtcaatacctctcacaaacacaagtagtgatgaagtcaatctctcctccactttgagccaggagagattgacatgcatattatgaatgttagctctctgtgtacctccaagggccagccgtgctgccctgttctgagccaattgcaattttcctaagtccctctttgtggcacctgaccatacgactgaacagtagtccaggtgcgactaAACTAGGGccatatcagaccgtataccacgggtatgacaaaacatgtattttttttaaatgtcttaATTACgtttgtaaccagtttataacaacaataaggcacctcgggggtttgtggtatatggccaatataccacggttaagggctgtatcctcgggggtttgtggtatatggccattataccacggttaagggctgtatcctcgggggtttgtggtatatggccaatataccacggttaagggctgtatcctcgggggtttgtggtatatggccaatataccacggttaagggctgtatcctcggggtttgtggtatatggccattataccacggttaagggctgtatcctcggggtttgtggtatatggccattataccacggttaagggctgtatcctcgggggtttgtggtatatggccattataccacggttaagggctgtatcctcgggggtttgtggtatatggccattataccacggttaagggctgtatcctcgggggtttgtggtatatggccattataccacggttaagggctgtatcctcgggggtttgtggtatatggccattataccacggttaagggctgtgtccaggaacgttgcgtcgtgcttaagaacagcccttagctgtgatatattggccatataccacaccccctctgccTGCACGCTCTAGAaagcccttcaagccaatcagataTGAGTATTCAACTATGCCATGGTATAAAGtactttataaactgggtgggtcgagccctgaatgctgattggctgacagccataacgtatatcagaccgtataccacagatATGAGAAAACATTTCTTGTTACTGCTCTAATtaggttggtaaccagtttataatagcaataaggcacctcagggggttgtggtatatggccaatataccactgttaagggctgtatccaggtacTCCTTGTTGCGTCGTGCTTTTAGAAAAAGcctttagccatggtatattggccatataccacacaccctcgtgccttattgcttaaatatctgCGAAATGTACagcctacattatgagattatggACAATAGAGCgagattatttatatttttcaaatgGCAGCCAAACATCGATGATCAtgccaccagaataagaccctcaatatgtATTGGAAAGAAGCATCatgctcatcaccttgcactttcaccaccctgtgaagttcatgataacatatttcatctgtagccttaTTAACGACATGCTCTCCGAACCAGTCATCCAGACTCCAACTTTACTTAGATATGATGGTTATTGTATCAATATGTGCGCATAAAAGCTTTTCCAccgacatttctcgcataattcatttttACCTACAGAAAAAGATCCCCACATTTTctagcatattttgttttgtcgacatttggaaagtttaccggaAACGTACATGCACTTTACTCTCGCATTAAAAGACTGGATGTTAACCTGGTGATGCAACGATACGCACAGTTAGCTAGCGATGTTAGCTAACAA belongs to Coregonus clupeaformis isolate EN_2021a unplaced genomic scaffold, ASM2061545v1 scaf0075, whole genome shotgun sequence and includes:
- the LOC121554980 gene encoding small ubiquitin-related modifier 1, encoding MSDTDTKPSSQDGGDQKDGEYIKLKVIGQDNSEIHFKVKMTTHLKKLKESYSQRQGVHMSTLRFLFEGQRISDNHTPKELGMEDEDVIEVYQEQTGGRRNK